From a region of the Salinispira pacifica genome:
- a CDS encoding ABC transporter ATP-binding protein: MVSGLSALGLSFAWTTKPVFSDVSVRLRRGTVTAILGANGCGKTTLLRCLSGLNKPQAGSVELEAADGTVIAVSSLSAPLRARSIALVPQMSETSFGYSALEIVLMGRTAGSGMFVLPGRDDEEAAYREIESLGIGHLAHRPLGEMSGGEQRLVLIARALATNASVMLLDEPAAHLDFRNQLLVQDLMVRLASDRGIAVGFTTHLPTDCFAAGSHALLMHRDGGHQFGPVEEVITDSAIRHAFSVDARIIAMQLNGSKSHVVVPLKPVPQGEHV, encoded by the coding sequence ATGGTGAGCGGACTCAGCGCTCTGGGTCTTTCCTTCGCGTGGACGACCAAACCGGTCTTTTCCGACGTTTCCGTACGACTTCGCCGGGGAACCGTAACGGCAATTCTCGGGGCGAATGGCTGCGGAAAGACGACACTTCTGCGTTGCCTGTCCGGTCTGAACAAGCCGCAAGCGGGATCGGTTGAGCTCGAAGCTGCTGATGGGACGGTTATCGCAGTATCATCTCTCTCCGCCCCACTTCGGGCTCGGAGTATCGCGCTGGTTCCGCAAATGTCGGAGACATCCTTCGGGTACTCTGCTTTGGAAATCGTCCTTATGGGGCGTACCGCCGGATCCGGTATGTTTGTTCTGCCCGGTCGCGATGATGAAGAAGCAGCGTACCGGGAAATCGAATCTCTCGGGATCGGCCATCTGGCGCACCGACCTCTGGGAGAGATGAGTGGCGGCGAACAGAGGTTGGTTCTCATTGCACGAGCTCTCGCAACGAATGCCTCAGTCATGCTCCTGGATGAGCCGGCGGCCCATCTGGATTTCCGGAATCAGCTTCTCGTTCAGGATCTCATGGTTCGGCTGGCGTCGGACCGGGGTATTGCTGTCGGATTCACTACTCATCTTCCCACCGACTGTTTTGCCGCCGGTTCACACGCTCTGCTCATGCATCGGGACGGCGGTCACCAGTTTGGACCGGTGGAAGAAGTGATCACCGACAGCGCTATCCGCCACGCGTTTTCCGTGGATGCCCGTATCATCGCTATGCAACTAAACGGATCAAAAAGCCACGTTGTGGTTCCTCTCAAACCTGTTCCACAAGGAGAACATGTATGA
- the tnpA gene encoding IS66 family insertion sequence element accessory protein TnpA, which translates to MQRSRTFWEQIISKYDAKGSMTKAEFCNEYDVKRATLDYWRRKIRVERSIPPLQEVHSFVSGSHILRWL; encoded by the coding sequence ATGCAAAGAAGTAGAACATTCTGGGAGCAGATTATTTCCAAGTATGATGCCAAGGGAAGCATGACCAAAGCAGAGTTTTGTAATGAGTACGATGTAAAGCGGGCTACCCTGGATTACTGGCGGCGAAAAATCCGTGTTGAACGAAGTATTCCCCCCCTACAAGAAGTGCATTCGTTCGTGTCGGGGAGTCACATACTGAGATGGCTATAG
- a CDS encoding ABC transporter permease: protein MILLGLLLAIVVVYPAANLILRGTDTTAISRTFGSPRTLTAILNTLAVAVGSTLFATLLGGCLAWLVVKTDLPGSGAVDTLTFVSFVTPPYILAVAWVQLVGRSGYLARVYAIVTTSDEWNFPYYSIGAVIVVLGLHLYPVMYLSLKNALSRIDPALESAAVMSGAGPLRVFRTVTLPVIAGSIGATGIFVFSRGMANFGVPALLMLPVRKDVLTTRVFSALSELDLPVATVVSFFLVGISTLLFVLQARLTPIARRSAVDHGRNRGVQQPLRRLRVPVAIGTFTVLAIISVLPLIAMVASSFLKRWGLPVRREFLTFGNYAYLLSPDGIAVRALRNSFVFGLGAGAIAALISGGIASLIVSSRRSPAVHTLEAVATWPMAFPNVVIAVATILAWNRPPIRLYGTGWAIVAAYAVLFTPIVLKQTVGLARTHDERLLQAAQLAGAQPLRCFFTVTLPTISPGLRAGILLSIVIAAREIPISLMLYASGQETLGVLLFGMQSQSYGLEMTSALSVLILTGIIIARTVLRRGGKAFGSA from the coding sequence ATGATACTCCTCGGTCTGCTTCTCGCCATCGTAGTCGTGTATCCGGCGGCGAATCTGATCCTTCGGGGTACCGATACCACGGCGATCTCGCGGACGTTCGGTTCACCACGAACACTCACAGCGATTCTAAACACTCTCGCGGTTGCAGTGGGTAGCACGCTCTTCGCGACGTTGCTCGGCGGATGTCTGGCGTGGTTGGTCGTTAAGACCGATCTTCCCGGTTCGGGTGCGGTAGACACACTCACATTCGTATCTTTTGTAACGCCGCCGTACATCCTTGCGGTGGCTTGGGTCCAACTGGTTGGCCGAAGCGGGTACCTTGCCCGCGTGTACGCGATCGTTACCACTTCGGACGAATGGAACTTCCCCTACTACTCGATTGGAGCGGTCATTGTGGTCTTGGGACTGCACCTGTATCCAGTGATGTACCTTTCGCTCAAGAACGCGCTCAGCCGTATCGATCCGGCTCTTGAAAGCGCCGCCGTGATGAGCGGGGCCGGACCGTTGCGAGTTTTCAGAACGGTTACCCTGCCGGTGATCGCCGGGAGTATCGGGGCGACGGGCATATTCGTGTTTTCCCGAGGTATGGCCAATTTCGGTGTTCCCGCTCTGCTCATGCTACCTGTTCGCAAAGACGTACTCACAACACGGGTGTTCTCGGCGTTAAGCGAGCTTGATCTTCCCGTTGCGACCGTTGTCTCGTTCTTTCTGGTAGGTATTTCTACGCTTTTGTTTGTACTGCAGGCACGGTTGACGCCGATCGCGCGACGTTCCGCCGTAGACCATGGCCGTAATCGCGGCGTCCAACAACCGCTACGTCGTCTCCGTGTGCCGGTAGCGATCGGTACATTTACCGTTCTCGCGATCATCTCGGTGCTACCTCTCATTGCGATGGTGGCCTCCTCATTTCTTAAACGATGGGGACTTCCCGTTCGTCGAGAGTTTCTTACTTTCGGCAATTACGCGTACCTGCTATCACCCGATGGGATTGCGGTGCGAGCACTTCGTAACAGCTTCGTATTCGGTCTGGGCGCCGGGGCTATCGCGGCGCTCATCAGCGGTGGTATTGCGTCGCTTATCGTCTCGTCTCGACGTTCACCCGCGGTGCACACCTTAGAGGCGGTGGCCACGTGGCCGATGGCGTTTCCCAACGTTGTGATCGCTGTAGCCACTATCCTTGCATGGAACAGACCCCCGATTCGATTATACGGAACTGGTTGGGCTATCGTTGCGGCCTACGCAGTCCTATTCACGCCGATCGTACTGAAGCAGACGGTGGGACTCGCACGCACACACGACGAGCGTCTGCTACAGGCCGCTCAACTCGCCGGTGCGCAACCGCTTCGCTGTTTTTTCACGGTCACATTGCCGACGATATCTCCAGGCCTGCGTGCGGGAATCCTTCTCTCAATCGTCATAGCCGCTCGCGAGATACCGATATCGCTTATGCTCTACGCGTCCGGTCAAGAGACGTTGGGTGTTCTCCTGTTTGGGATGCAATCTCAATCGTACGGGTTGGAAATGACATCGGCTTTGTCGGTGCTCATTCTTACCGGAATCATCATAGCGCGGACGGTACTTCGGCGGGGAGGAAAGGCGTTTGGCTCAGCTTAA
- a CDS encoding IS110 family transposase, with protein sequence MITRFHGIDRHKKYSTVSVLDRDGRETRFLRSCQMEAYLDELGPEDAVVMEASCGSFYWADRVEATGATCYILDPMRFRIITDSWNKTDRQDARNMAKALWVFLVTGEFGIPTVSKPSETIRTLRRLFASYNLLNRQIRMLKNTIQAMLTEDGVTVSSNDRSRLFKGKESVAEILADRRLSEVIVDALQIQVDLLRTITESKEQLGRRIVEASAPLDEQIRLLITIPGITPLTASAFLADVGDVHRFPSLRRMNAYLGLVPRCHDSGGKSRPGHITRESRKLSRTILTQSIYQTIKGTPGWERYYEDLKARRGSGRARIAMIRRLCGIMRRMLLQGEQFHWLKEKLYRRKLVEYQKTLEEHKKERDAA encoded by the coding sequence ATGATTACACGGTTTCATGGTATCGATCGGCACAAGAAGTACTCGACGGTTTCTGTGCTTGATCGCGACGGGCGCGAGACGCGGTTTCTGCGGTCATGTCAGATGGAAGCGTATCTCGATGAATTAGGTCCAGAGGATGCGGTCGTGATGGAGGCGTCGTGCGGAAGCTTCTACTGGGCCGACCGCGTCGAGGCTACCGGCGCTACCTGCTACATCCTCGATCCGATGCGCTTTCGCATCATCACCGATTCTTGGAACAAGACCGATCGCCAGGATGCGCGCAATATGGCCAAGGCGCTGTGGGTCTTTCTGGTCACCGGTGAGTTCGGCATCCCGACGGTGTCCAAGCCAAGCGAAACGATCCGTACGCTGCGTAGGCTGTTCGCCAGCTACAACCTCCTTAATCGCCAGATTCGCATGCTGAAGAACACCATCCAGGCGATGCTCACCGAGGATGGTGTGACCGTGAGTTCGAACGACCGATCGCGATTGTTCAAGGGGAAAGAGTCCGTCGCCGAGATCCTCGCTGATCGACGCCTCTCAGAGGTGATCGTTGACGCGCTGCAGATCCAGGTTGATCTGCTCCGAACTATCACTGAATCGAAAGAGCAGCTCGGCCGGAGAATCGTGGAGGCGAGTGCTCCACTGGATGAGCAGATCCGGCTTCTGATTACCATTCCCGGCATCACGCCGCTGACCGCCTCCGCCTTTCTTGCCGACGTGGGAGATGTTCACCGGTTCCCGAGCCTGCGACGCATGAACGCCTATCTCGGTTTGGTACCGCGGTGTCACGACTCCGGCGGCAAGAGTCGTCCCGGTCATATCACCCGGGAGTCACGCAAACTGAGCCGGACGATTCTCACGCAGTCGATCTACCAGACGATCAAAGGAACACCCGGGTGGGAGCGCTACTACGAGGACCTTAAAGCAAGGCGCGGTAGTGGGCGAGCGCGGATCGCCATGATCCGGCGGTTGTGCGGTATCATGCGCCGGATGCTCCTGCAAGGCGAGCAATTCCACTGGTTGAAGGAAAAGTTGTACCGACGAAAACTCGTCGAGTATCAAAAAACACTGGAGGAACACAAGAAAGAGCGAGATGCTGCTTGA
- a CDS encoding metal ABC transporter solute-binding protein, Zn/Mn family, which yields MYGIKRIAWFAFVVGFMVSIAAFAAGQGESEESTAQETDTPITVFTSILPQRYFVETIGGDRLDVQVLVGPGKSPATYEPTPQDIALLGSAELFFSIGVPFERAFLPTLESTLPSLEIVDTAAGIERRVLDGHESAQDPHVWLSPRLVKIQAQNIFSALVELDPAGEETYSDGYDTLIRQLDEVDGELSDVLEPFQGNKFFVFHPAFGYFGDDYGLTQIAIETGGKEPAPAVLEEIIAHATEEGVKIIFVQPEFSQNSAEAIADAIDGTVVSLSPLNPDYVNNLRHIAGEIRSSLE from the coding sequence ATGTATGGTATCAAGAGGATAGCGTGGTTCGCGTTCGTTGTAGGTTTCATGGTATCGATTGCGGCGTTTGCCGCCGGACAGGGAGAGAGCGAGGAGTCTACCGCTCAGGAAACCGATACGCCCATTACGGTCTTTACCAGTATTCTGCCGCAGCGCTATTTCGTCGAAACGATTGGAGGCGACCGGTTGGACGTTCAGGTGCTGGTAGGTCCGGGAAAGAGTCCGGCGACCTACGAACCGACTCCGCAGGATATCGCCCTTCTCGGGTCGGCGGAACTGTTCTTTTCGATCGGTGTACCCTTTGAGAGGGCATTCCTCCCGACCCTGGAGAGCACCCTTCCCTCGCTGGAGATAGTAGATACCGCCGCAGGAATCGAACGACGTGTGCTGGACGGCCACGAGTCGGCGCAAGATCCTCACGTTTGGCTTTCGCCACGATTGGTCAAGATCCAAGCGCAAAACATCTTTTCCGCTCTGGTAGAATTGGACCCCGCCGGCGAAGAGACGTATTCGGATGGATACGATACGCTGATCCGACAACTTGACGAAGTTGATGGAGAGTTGTCCGACGTCCTCGAGCCCTTTCAGGGCAACAAGTTTTTCGTTTTTCATCCTGCTTTTGGGTATTTCGGTGACGACTACGGTTTGACACAGATAGCGATCGAAACCGGAGGTAAGGAGCCTGCGCCGGCGGTACTTGAAGAAATCATCGCACATGCAACCGAAGAGGGTGTCAAGATCATCTTCGTCCAACCGGAGTTTTCGCAGAATAGCGCCGAGGCGATAGCCGACGCTATCGACGGTACCGTCGTCAGTCTCAGCCCACTCAATCCGGATTATGTCAACAATCTTAGGCACATCGCCGGTGAGATAAGAAGTTCCTTGGAATAA
- a CDS encoding ABC transporter substrate-binding protein gives MWTELESGEIRADVFWGSDPLVYNALEARGALSPFQPEAVASFRPEFQVDHDYTLVSERYGVIIYNSDALHVENVPTSFADLADPSLRERIVHADPTQSATALALVAGLYEISGNDWTLETRLRDNGLFLARRNGDVPMKIQEGEFDAGIAPHDPITRLRKKAQKEGYPLPLAIAWPSEGAIAIQRPIAISRNPARPAENQQIAEAFVRFLVSRKAQNMMANFGFVSVRSDVPVPSIVPEDVVVSRLDWETLTDRQEMIADEFAALFH, from the coding sequence GTGTGGACCGAGCTAGAGTCCGGAGAGATTCGCGCGGACGTTTTTTGGGGGTCCGATCCCTTGGTGTATAACGCGTTGGAGGCGCGGGGTGCTCTATCCCCGTTTCAGCCGGAAGCGGTCGCTTCGTTCCGTCCGGAGTTTCAAGTCGACCACGACTACACCTTAGTCAGCGAACGTTACGGGGTAATTATCTATAATAGTGACGCCCTGCACGTCGAGAACGTTCCAACCTCGTTTGCCGACCTCGCCGATCCGTCGCTCAGGGAAAGAATCGTACACGCGGATCCAACACAGTCCGCCACGGCGTTAGCGTTGGTTGCGGGGTTATACGAGATATCCGGCAACGATTGGACGCTGGAGACACGTCTGCGGGATAACGGGCTCTTTCTGGCGCGGCGAAACGGTGACGTACCGATGAAGATTCAGGAGGGCGAATTTGATGCTGGGATCGCCCCCCACGACCCTATCACGCGCTTGCGAAAGAAAGCGCAAAAAGAAGGCTACCCACTCCCGCTCGCGATAGCGTGGCCGTCGGAGGGCGCAATCGCGATTCAGCGTCCGATAGCGATCAGTCGAAACCCTGCCCGTCCGGCGGAGAACCAACAGATCGCCGAGGCTTTCGTACGCTTCCTTGTTTCCAGGAAAGCGCAGAATATGATGGCCAATTTCGGTTTTGTGAGCGTCCGTTCCGACGTCCCCGTACCGTCGATAGTCCCGGAAGATGTAGTCGTTTCCCGATTGGACTGGGAAACACTGACCGACCGGCAAGAAATGATCGCCGACGAGTTTGCTGCACTTTTCCATTAA
- a CDS encoding ABC transporter ATP-binding protein translates to MAQLNVDRITKRFGGITAVDDVSLTVRDGEFITVLGPSGSGKSTLLSCIAGITNPDLGIVQFGDRVVFSHSTSISVPPEYRNVGFVFQSYALWPHMTVEQNVGYPLRSRRVSRPIVRERVSKMLEIVRLGGFQKRRPHTLSGGEQQRVALARALIMEPSVLLLDEPLSNLDRKLREEMQVELRRIQRTLGPTTIHVTHDQGEAMAISDRIAVMKAGRIVQFGTPEEVYRTPKNEFVAGFVGTSNLISGTVINEGNRSWITGHGGFRVPVVRVPPPSTETINTYIVRPEDIEILHTPVSSKHNPGTANDSELAYAVVTRRSFNGSFMIYEIDTGWAVLRAVTHSDRGFRLGDRVRFRLLAASPLQNE, encoded by the coding sequence TTGGCTCAGCTTAACGTGGATCGTATCACGAAGCGGTTTGGTGGAATAACCGCGGTTGACGACGTATCCCTCACGGTACGCGACGGAGAGTTCATAACCGTGCTCGGTCCGAGCGGTTCTGGAAAGAGTACGCTCCTATCGTGTATCGCCGGGATCACGAATCCAGATTTGGGGATCGTCCAATTTGGTGATCGGGTCGTCTTCTCACACTCCACGTCGATATCGGTACCACCGGAATACCGTAACGTGGGTTTTGTGTTCCAAAGCTACGCGTTATGGCCGCATATGACGGTTGAGCAGAACGTAGGATATCCATTGCGTTCGCGCCGCGTGTCGCGTCCAATCGTGCGAGAACGTGTTTCTAAGATGCTGGAGATCGTCCGTTTGGGCGGATTCCAGAAGCGTCGCCCCCACACGTTGAGTGGTGGCGAACAGCAACGCGTCGCGCTTGCGCGCGCACTAATCATGGAGCCAAGCGTGTTGCTCCTTGATGAACCGTTGTCCAATCTTGATCGCAAACTTCGGGAAGAGATGCAGGTCGAACTGCGCAGGATCCAACGGACCCTTGGTCCAACGACGATCCACGTCACTCACGACCAGGGAGAAGCGATGGCGATTTCGGATAGGATCGCAGTCATGAAAGCCGGCAGAATTGTGCAATTCGGAACCCCTGAGGAGGTGTATCGCACTCCGAAGAACGAGTTTGTCGCTGGGTTCGTCGGCACCAGCAACCTCATCTCCGGAACGGTTATTAACGAGGGTAACCGCTCGTGGATCACCGGTCACGGTGGTTTCCGCGTTCCCGTCGTCCGCGTCCCGCCACCATCTACCGAAACGATCAATACCTATATCGTCCGGCCGGAAGATATAGAAATTCTTCACACACCAGTGTCCTCGAAACATAACCCCGGGACGGCGAATGACTCTGAGTTGGCGTACGCAGTCGTCACGCGCCGTTCCTTCAACGGCTCCTTCATGATCTATGAGATCGATACGGGATGGGCGGTGCTCCGCGCGGTTACACACTCTGATCGAGGGTTCCGACTCGGGGACCGCGTTCGTTTTCGCCTTCTTGCTGCATCACCGTTACAGAACGAATAG
- a CDS encoding metal ABC transporter ATP-binding protein: protein MNDIHIEVQRVSFSYEQSHEVLRDVEFAVRRNEVVTIVGPNGGGKTTLLRLLLGLLNPDSGTILVNSKKPSDQRGVIGYVPQHMHFDRRFPMTVFDVVLSGLIKPFGFYSKRDRIKAERSIEDVGLSSVRNNHISRLSGGQMQRMLIARALVSEKEILLLDEPTASIDPAVGIRLNSLIKELSAQHTILLVTHDTGFVANITDRVFCVNGTLVEHPIDANFSEIIAASYGRENRIVRHDMVLSDGPARRHRHTRMHRRNSVLRGEENKG from the coding sequence ATGAATGACATCCACATAGAGGTACAGCGCGTTTCATTCTCATACGAGCAATCACATGAGGTGCTCAGGGATGTGGAATTCGCCGTGAGACGCAACGAAGTCGTAACGATCGTCGGTCCGAACGGAGGAGGGAAAACAACCCTCCTCCGCCTTCTCCTCGGTCTCCTGAATCCGGACTCGGGGACGATCCTCGTCAACTCGAAAAAACCGTCTGATCAACGGGGCGTGATTGGGTATGTTCCCCAGCATATGCATTTTGACCGCCGGTTCCCTATGACGGTCTTCGACGTCGTTTTGTCGGGGCTCATCAAACCGTTCGGTTTCTATTCCAAACGTGATCGAATAAAAGCAGAACGATCGATCGAAGACGTGGGGCTTTCCAGCGTGAGGAACAATCATATCAGCCGGCTATCGGGGGGACAGATGCAGCGCATGCTGATCGCCCGGGCACTGGTATCGGAAAAGGAGATCTTACTCCTCGATGAACCCACGGCGAGTATCGATCCGGCGGTGGGTATACGACTGAACTCTCTGATAAAGGAGCTTAGTGCGCAACACACGATCCTGTTGGTTACCCACGATACGGGATTCGTCGCAAATATTACCGATCGAGTGTTCTGCGTAAACGGTACTCTAGTAGAACATCCAATCGATGCAAACTTCAGCGAAATAATCGCTGCGTCATACGGGCGAGAAAACCGAATAGTGAGACACGACATGGTTCTTTCGGACGGTCCGGCAAGGAGGCACCGACACACGAGGATGCACCGACGCAACTCTGTACTCCGTGGAGAGGAAAACAAGGGATGA
- a CDS encoding FecCD family ABC transporter permease, with amino-acid sequence MVSPILLVFLGLAALSVGRYPVTLESLFRIVATPFSPAVSGSAGMDRTVVLVVRLPRVLTAMLVGSALATSGAALQGVFRNPLVSPGILGVASGAGLGAALCILLFGRSALLVQGSAFMFGILAMMLALAISGRTRKGSVLVLVLAGVVVSALAEALISLVKYVADPEDTLPAIVFWLMGSLSGITVSSFLHVLFPITAGIIVLILMRWRISVLSLGDNDAQSLGVHVGMSRAMVVTATTVVTAAAISVAGIVGWVGLVVPHIARMFVGPDHRLVIPVSAVIGAMYLLVIDTLARSVISAEIPLSILTAVVGAPVFAIMLRKTGGRW; translated from the coding sequence ATGGTGTCTCCGATACTTCTCGTTTTTCTCGGGCTGGCAGCGCTCTCGGTGGGACGGTACCCGGTAACGCTGGAGTCGCTGTTTCGTATCGTGGCAACTCCGTTCAGTCCGGCGGTCTCAGGTTCCGCAGGAATGGATCGTACGGTCGTCCTGGTGGTGCGATTGCCCCGGGTGCTGACTGCGATGCTGGTCGGATCCGCTCTGGCAACATCCGGTGCGGCACTCCAGGGAGTGTTCCGGAATCCTCTGGTCAGTCCGGGAATTCTGGGGGTGGCCTCCGGTGCCGGCCTGGGAGCCGCGCTGTGTATACTGCTTTTTGGGCGAAGCGCTCTTCTTGTACAGGGATCGGCGTTTATGTTCGGGATTCTCGCGATGATGTTGGCCCTCGCAATCAGCGGCCGGACTAGAAAGGGAAGCGTCCTCGTGCTGGTTCTGGCGGGAGTCGTAGTATCCGCTCTGGCGGAAGCGTTGATTTCGCTGGTGAAGTACGTTGCCGACCCTGAGGACACTCTGCCGGCGATCGTCTTCTGGCTCATGGGTTCTCTTTCGGGAATCACCGTGAGTTCCTTTCTTCACGTCCTTTTTCCCATCACTGCCGGCATCATCGTTCTCATACTCATGCGATGGCGTATCAGCGTTCTATCCCTTGGAGACAACGACGCTCAGTCCCTGGGAGTGCATGTCGGCATGAGTCGGGCGATGGTAGTAACGGCAACCACGGTGGTGACGGCAGCAGCGATCTCCGTCGCCGGTATCGTCGGTTGGGTAGGTCTTGTCGTCCCCCACATTGCCCGCATGTTCGTTGGCCCCGATCACAGACTTGTTATTCCCGTTTCAGCCGTGATTGGGGCTATGTACCTGCTGGTCATTGATACCCTCGCTCGCAGCGTTATCAGCGCCGAGATTCCTCTGAGCATTCTCACCGCTGTCGTTGGGGCGCCGGTCTTCGCGATCATGTTGCGAAAGACGGGAGGAAGATGGTGA
- a CDS encoding ABC transporter substrate-binding protein has protein sequence MISRRYFALALFLMAASVVFASGASESPSTPETRVVTDGLGREVHIPVEFDRVVTIPIPLASVFTTVDGSGQRIAGMHPASYSAVEGSILGTIAPELLDADTSFISEGFQVNIEELLALKPDIVFQWANQPEEIEKIEAAGIPVIAVGGGGQDFRSVRDWLVLAGEVTGQTARLQELLTYLE, from the coding sequence ATGATTTCCAGAAGGTATTTCGCGCTTGCCCTGTTTCTCATGGCGGCGTCTGTTGTCTTTGCCTCCGGGGCGTCGGAGTCGCCCTCTACACCGGAGACTCGCGTCGTCACCGACGGTCTTGGCCGTGAGGTTCACATCCCGGTAGAGTTCGATAGGGTCGTTACGATTCCTATTCCGTTGGCGTCGGTGTTTACCACGGTAGACGGTTCGGGCCAACGGATCGCCGGAATGCACCCCGCCTCGTACAGTGCAGTAGAGGGATCCATCCTTGGTACCATTGCTCCTGAGCTTCTCGACGCCGATACGAGTTTCATTTCGGAAGGCTTTCAGGTCAACATCGAAGAGCTCCTCGCTCTGAAGCCGGATATCGTCTTTCAGTGGGCAAACCAGCCTGAGGAGATCGAGAAGATCGAAGCTGCGGGGATTCCCGTCATCGCCGTTGGTGGTGGAGGACAGGATTTCCGCTCTGTCCGGGACTGGCTGGTGCTTGCCGGTGAAGTCACCGGCCAAACCGCCCGACTCCAGGAGCTACTGACATATCTCGAGTAA
- the tnpB gene encoding IS66 family insertion sequence element accessory protein TnpB (TnpB, as the term is used for proteins encoded by IS66 family insertion elements, is considered an accessory protein, since TnpC, encoded by a neighboring gene, is a DDE family transposase.), which produces MIGIDFAATAVYVRPGRTDMRKQINGLSVLVQEDMELDPFGASVFLFCNRERRILKALYWDRTGFAMWQKRLERHRFPWPDTEQQAQQITGEQVRLPLDGIDFWKAHTTLEYTTVM; this is translated from the coding sequence ATGATCGGGATTGACTTCGCGGCAACAGCCGTCTATGTTCGTCCCGGGAGAACCGATATGCGCAAGCAGATCAACGGTTTATCGGTGCTGGTGCAGGAGGATATGGAACTGGATCCATTCGGCGCATCGGTGTTTCTGTTCTGCAACCGGGAGCGTCGCATCCTTAAAGCCCTGTATTGGGATCGCACCGGCTTTGCCATGTGGCAGAAGCGCCTTGAGCGTCACCGGTTTCCATGGCCCGATACCGAACAGCAAGCACAACAGATTACCGGCGAGCAGGTAAGGCTGCCGCTTGACGGAATCGACTTCTGGAAGGCGCACACTACCTTGGAATATACAACGGTCATGTGA
- a CDS encoding metal ABC transporter permease, protein MIDFFQGLTNPNVPFIRYALIAGLLSSIPFGIIGSFVVVKRMSYIAGAISHTALGGIGLALYLNVVLEIGYLSPLGGALLFALIAGLIISVTLLHSKERLDTMIGTTWAVGMSIGLIFIYLTPTYVDPMSYLFGNILLVSRSNLITIVFLNVIIAGTSVLLSNQIIAVSFDAEFAKTRGVNTALFEIILVFLVALTVVVLIKIIGIVMVIALLTIPPAIADIFTKRMKAMMIVATILVGTIMTGGLVASYVLGVPTGSTTVLFGGVLFIIAKLIPIPLDGRRG, encoded by the coding sequence ATGATCGATTTCTTTCAGGGGCTAACCAATCCAAACGTTCCGTTCATTCGTTACGCTCTTATCGCGGGATTGCTGTCGAGTATTCCATTTGGAATCATCGGGTCATTTGTCGTCGTAAAGAGGATGTCCTACATCGCCGGGGCTATTAGCCATACCGCGTTGGGCGGTATAGGACTCGCATTGTATCTTAACGTTGTTCTCGAGATCGGATATCTTTCCCCCCTCGGGGGAGCGCTTCTGTTTGCCCTGATCGCAGGACTCATCATCAGCGTGACCCTGCTACACAGCAAAGAACGCCTTGATACGATGATAGGAACGACCTGGGCGGTGGGGATGTCGATCGGTTTGATCTTTATCTACCTCACCCCCACCTATGTTGATCCGATGAGTTATCTTTTTGGCAACATTTTGCTCGTTTCGAGAAGCAACCTGATCACCATCGTTTTCCTCAACGTGATAATTGCAGGAACAAGCGTTCTTCTATCCAATCAGATCATCGCCGTTTCCTTCGACGCAGAGTTTGCAAAGACCCGCGGTGTCAACACGGCGCTATTCGAGATCATTCTCGTTTTTCTCGTTGCATTGACGGTTGTTGTACTCATAAAGATTATCGGAATCGTAATGGTCATCGCCCTATTAACGATCCCTCCGGCGATCGCGGATATCTTCACCAAACGCATGAAGGCAATGATGATCGTTGCCACCATACTCGTCGGGACGATCATGACCGGCGGACTGGTCGCCAGTTACGTCCTGGGAGTCCCAACGGGTTCAACGACCGTTCTCTTTGGGGGCGTCCTTTTTATTATCGCAAAGCTGATACCCATACCTCTCGATGGGAGACGTGGATAG